In Bombus fervidus isolate BK054 chromosome 11, iyBomFerv1, whole genome shotgun sequence, a single genomic region encodes these proteins:
- the Cd98hc gene encoding CD98 heavy chain, protein MESGRLNLDNIEANGNAKETAVVATYKALPDEDGSVQDKIENMGKPSNENDTDDGVHEKMLKDESKISPMKDTTEVKFISENGDTKIDIETVKQTLSGMGKDELMKFANDPFWIRLRWILFITFWFLWVAMLAGAVAIVIMAPKCAAPKPKEWWEKSAIVQLDPVETSTHDLKGIESLLDILKTQNIDAISLASTVKESSTGGTEDFKNIKPELGTTSDLEALVKAAKSKEQYIILELDPSHTSTEHPWFKRSIEREEPFSSYYVWADAKITTDGKRTPPNNWLSVHGGSAWEWNEQREQYYLHHFKITQPELNYNNPVVVTEFSDILSHWLKLGISGFRLANTQYLTADPDLHDEFRSTIPTEADNYDSLVHAYTRDRPENGIVLAKWQERVHNETDNKGFFALQDDIGTDILQVYNEKKRLIDLPQNSQFLTTADSNIDAATLQRGFSHWLNFTSWPAWDINGRNLSLRERMPADIADSLALMTLLLPGTPVLKLNDTLSAKDAFATLCKARQSLTFLHGETMLKTVNGSVFVYTRLKSGNPGYLVAYQSAEEPTVVDFSTIPQISDEVNIVAHSPNYAQDSDTIKTKLPSNKVPISGKSTVVLTFVPQN, encoded by the exons ATGGAGAGTGGGAGGTTGAATTTAGATAATATCGAAGCTAACGGGAACGCGAAAGAAACGGCAGTTGTCGCCACATACAAAGCGTTGCCGGACGAGGACGGAAGTGTACAAgataaaatcgaaaatatgGGAAAACCAAGTAATGAAAACGATACCGACGATGGAGTTCACGAAAAGATGCTTAAAGATGAGAGTAAAATCTCTCCTATGAAAGATACAACCGAG gtaaaatttatttctgaaaatgGAGATACGAAGATCGATATTGAGACAGTCAAGCAAACTCTTTCTGGAATGGGAAAAGATGAACTCATGAAATTTGCTAATGACCCATTTTGGATTAGATTAAGATGGATTTTATTCATTACTTTCTGGTTTCTTTGGGTTGCCATGTTAGCTGGTGCTGTAGCTATTGTGATAATGGCACCAAAATGTGCAGCACCAAAACCCAAAGAATGGTGGGAGAAGAGTGCTATTGTACAATTAGATCCTGTTGAAACAAGCACTCATGATTTGAAAGGCATAGAATCTTTGTTAGATATTTTGAAAACACAAAATATAGATGCAATTTCTCTAGCTTCCACGGTTAAAGAAAGTTCAACAG GGGGAACAGAAGACTTCAAAAACATTAAACCAGAATTAGGAACTACAAGTGATCTGGAGGCTCTTGTAAAAGCTGCAAAAAGCAAAGAACAGTATATCATTTTAGAATTAGATCCAAGTCATACATCAACTGAACATCCATGGTTCAAACGTTCCATAGAGAGAGAAGAACCATTCTCATCTTACTACGTTTGGGCAGATGCAAAAATAACTACCGATGGTAAACGCACTCCACCTAATAATTGG ctAAGTGTACATGGAGGATCAGCATGGGAATGGAATGAGCAAAGAGAACAATATTACCTTCATCATTTCAAAATAACACAACctgaattaaattacaataatcCAGTAGTAGTTACAGAATTTTCG GATATTTTGAGTCATTGGTTAAAATTAGGGATCAGTGGATTCCGTTTAGCTAATACTCAATATTTAACTGCGGATCCAGATCTTCATGATGAATTTAGGAGCACTATACCTACTGAGGCAGATAACTATGATTCATTAGTACATGCTTATACAAGAGATCGCCCAGAAAATGGTATTGTTCTGGCAAAATGGCAAGAAAGAGTTCATAATGAAACAGACAATAAAGG GTTCTTTGCCCTCCAAGATGATATTGGAACTGACATTCTACAAGTTTATAATGAGAAGAAAAGGCTGATTGATCTTCCACAAAATTCTCAATTTCTTACAACTGCAGATAGCAATATAGATGCCGCGACTTTACAGCGTGGCTTTTCCCACTGGCTTAATTTCACTTCCTGGCCTGCTTGGGAT ATTAATGGTAGAAACCTCAGTTTGAGAGAAAGAATGCCTGCAGATATAGCAGACAGTTTAGCACTTATGACATTACTTTTACCTGGAACACCTGTATTAAAATTGAACGATACTTTGTCTGCAAAAGACGCCTTTGCGACTTTATGTAAAGCGCGACAAAGCTTAACGTTTCTTCATGGAGAGACAATGCTTAAGACTGTCAATGGAAGTGTATTTGTTTATACAAg GTTAAAGAGTGGCAATCCAGGATACTTAGTAGCGTATCAATCAGCAGAAGAACCTACAGTAGTGGATTTTTCTACAATACCACAGATTTCTGACGAAGTTAATATAGTCGCACACAGTCCTAATTACGCGCAAGACAGCGACACAATAAA aaCAAAACTACCTTCTAACAAAGTTCCCATATCGGGCAAGAGTACAGTTGTTTTAACGTTCGTTCCACAAAATTAG
- the LOC139992410 gene encoding maltase A3, which produces MHQFRGILLLVFGLLTVGSTSSQLVDKQWWETALVYQIWPRGFQDSNGDGEGDLKGITNRLDYLQELGIDAIWLNPIYSSPLKDSGYDISDYTEINPLFGNLQLFDEFVQQAHKRGLKVILDIVPNHSSDQHKWFLLSSQNDKRYSDYYIWANGSKDQNGNKIPPNNWISIYSDKEGSAWTWHDTRQQWYYHKFHKSQPDLNLRNKNVLQELLDVFNFWLKRKVDGFRIGAVSYLYEDKDLKDEPVVGNGTYTSGLPESTDLVYKFRSYIDNWVKENNAPSKLLIAESYDSDEVLISLYGNATHNGIPPFNFQFITSVQNTSTAEHIKNVLENWLKKLPNKAGTNWVLSNHDTSRAASRIGFNRVDGLHMLSLLLPGQAYTYYGEEIGMLDRKISWNETIDPMGCSRSEEIFGNYSRDPARTPMQWDSSTSAGFSSNKTTYLPVHPDYIERNVKAQLKSSQSNLKTYKSLATLRKDKVFTHGNYEFATLNSDRVFVFKRSLANNPTYIIVINLGLRQEIVNLTSVYPNLTDPVEIAIASSNAVNITSNISAQNVILTANAAYVLKTEDICNCESSTEPGGTSTTATSSTPESTTEKNSAVISSSVTWLITNISIAVVLLNILTFH; this is translated from the exons ATGCATCAATTCCGTGGAATTCTACTGTTGGTTTTCGGGCTCCTGACCGTGGGATCGACAAGTTCCCAGTTGGTGGACAAACAATGGTGGGAAACCGCTTTGGTCTATCAAATCTGGCCGAGAGGATTTCAGGATAGCAATGGAGATGGCGAGGGTGACTTGAAGG GTATAACCAACCGGTTGGATTATTTACAAGAGCTTGGAATCGACGCAATTTGGCTGAACCCGATCTACTCATCACCACTGAAAGATTCTGGATACGATATTTCTGATTATACAGAGATAAATCCACTGTTTGGTAATCTCCAGCTCTTTGACGAGTTCGTACAACAAGCACATAAACGTG GCTTAAAGGTCATTTTGGACATAGTACCAAACCATTCAAGCGATCAACATAAATGGTTTCTGTTGTCAAGTCAAAATGATAAGCGATACAGTGACTACTACATTTGGGCAAACGGTTCCAAGGATCAAAATGGCAACAAGATACCACCTAATAACTgg ATAAGCATCTACAGTGACAAAGAGGGATCAGCATGGACATGGCACGATACAAGGCAGCAATGGTATTACCATAAATTTCACAAATCTCAACCTGATCTCaatttgagaaataaaaatgtgttACAAGAATTATTG gATGTGTTCAACTTTTGGCTGAAAAGAAAAGTTGATGGTTTTCGAATCGGTGCAGTGTCGTATCTTTATGAAGATAAGGATTTAAAAGACGAGCCTGTTGTAGGGAATGGAACCTACACATCTGGTCTGCCAGAGAGCACAGATCTTGTATACAAGTTTCGTTCTTATATTGATAATTGGGTAAAAGAGAATAATGCTCCTTCAAA attattaattgcAGAGTCTTATGACTCTGATGAAGTGTTGATATCGCTTTATGGTAATGCTACGCACAATGGAATTCCACCCTTTAATTTCCAGTTTATTACTTCTGTTCAGAATACAAGCACCGCTgaacatattaaaaatgttctgGAAAACTGGTTAAAGAAACTTCCAAACAAAGCAGGCACAAATTGGGTG CTTTCCAATCATGATACTTCAAGAGCAGCCTCAAGAATTGGATTCAATCGCGTTGATGGACTTCATATGCTTAGTCTACTGTTACCTGGTCAAGCATATACTTACTATGGAGAAGAGATTGGAATGTTAGACAGAAAGATATCATGGAATGAAACAATCGACCCCATGGGTTGTTCGAGGTCAGaggaaatatttggaaattattCCAGAGATCCTGCAAGAACACCGATGCAATGGGACTCTAGTACCTCAGCAGGATTTTCATCTAATAAAACTACATATCTTCCTGTTCATCCAGATTATATAGAAAGAAACGTTAAAGCACAGCTAAAAAGTTCACAGAGCAATTTGAAGACATATAAATCACTTGCTACTCTTAGAAAAGATAAAGTATTCACTCATGGAAATTATGAATTTGCAACCTTAAACAGTGACCGTGTATTTGTCTTTAAAAG atcTTTAGCAAACAATCCTACATATATCATTGTTATTAACTTGGGTCTACGACAAGAAATAGTTAATCTAACGTCGGTGTATCCGAACTTAACAGATCCGGTAGAAATTGCTATCGCATCCAGTAATGCAGTTAACATTAC GTCAAATATTTCGGCACAAAATGTTATACTCACGGCAAATGCAGCATATGTCTTGAAAACTGAAGATATATGCAATTGTGAATCATCTACAGAACCCGGAGGAACTAGTACAACCGCAACATCTTCGACTCCTGAATCTACAACAGAGAAAAATTCTGCCGTTATTTCGTCCTCAGTAACATggttaataacaaatataagcATCGCAGTAgtgttattgaatattttaacgttTCATTGA
- the LOC139992412 gene encoding JNK1/MAPK8-associated membrane protein has protein sequence MCSIPKANALNSFTRCPGLYCGRELLPDGNWSDCGACPRGFRANATSICVSCEDEPMLYDWFYLGFVALLVLLLHWVCIDIISMRRTIPKKVFALHLSALVEVVSASVITLQVTDPVGSFAIRSCRITKLSDWYTLFHNPSPNYEETLHCTQEAVYPLYTMVFIFYALGTAIMLLIRPIIAKKFLPKKGKFTIYAALYFYPILALLHAVGGGIIYYSFPYITITLSILFNAAHFSFKLNQSMKALLLSCVSDIKNVIIILSHWMLYGYGLVAAATFRDLGIHPALIALVPLPALFYIITVRFTDPHKLHIE, from the exons ATGTGCTCGATACCAAAGGCAAATGCTTTAAATTCCTTTACTCGATGTCCTGGATTATATTGTGGAAGGGAATTACTGCCTGATGGCAACTGGAGTGACTGTGGTGCATGTCCTCGAGGGTTCAGGGCAAATGCCACTTCGATATGTGTTTCTTGCGAAGACGAACCAATGCTCTATGATTGGTTCTATTTAGGATTTGTGGCACTACtggtattattattacattggGTTTGCATTGATATAATATCTATGAGGCGTACTATACCAAAAAAAGTGTTTGCATTACATTTGTCTGCTCTAGTAGAAGTTGTTTCTGCATCTGTGATTACTTTACAAGTAACCGATCCTGTAGGTAGTTTTGCAATTAgatcatgtagaattacaaaaCTCTCAGATTGGTATACATTGTTCCACAATCCTAGCCCAAATTATGAAGAAACTCTGCATTGTACACAGGAAGCTGTTTATCCATT GTACACAATGGTGTTCATTTTTTATGCTTTAGGGACAGctataatgttattaataagGCCAATTATAGCCAAGAAATTCTTAccaaagaaaggaaaatttacaatttatgcTGCTCTTTATTTCTATCCCATTTTAGCTTTATTACATGCAGTTGGCGGTGGTATAATAT ATTATTCATTCCCATATATAACTATAACATTGTCTATACTATTTAATGCAgcacatttttcatttaaattaaatcag TCAATGAAAGCATTGTTGTTGAGCTGTGTAtcagatataaaaaatgtaataattattttaagtcaCTGGATGTTATATGGATATGGTTTAGTAGCTGCTGCAACTTTCCGAGATCTCGGCATTCATCCAGCATTAATTGCTTTAGTTCCTTTACCTgcattgttttatattattactgtAAGATTCACAGATCCGCAtaaacttcatatagaataa
- the LOC141445853 gene encoding uncharacterized protein has product MSQNRCFITSIVNGQPKSRSTCVNINIPIISGSKRTCSGESNDARNPLVGFWDSEAYQADQKKFITMESADTTHLSYGASTYEAVHFGGSKQRLQDTGSASDNFRYYRIDPMCMNIRLCMFWFLWGLLIVVIILSILFHCCFEWKACYDATINITDT; this is encoded by the exons ATGTCGCAGAATCGTTGTTTTATAACATCGATCGTTAACGGTCAGCCTAAATCGCGCTCCACTTGtgtaaacataaatattcCTATCATATCGGGAAGCAAACGAACGTGCAGCGGAGAAAGTAATGATGCGAGAAATCCGTTAGTTGGTTTTTGGGATAGTGAAGCATACCAAGCAGATCagaagaaatttataacaatggAATCAGCAGATACTACTCACCTTTCCTACGGTGCATCGACGTACGAAGCTGTACATTTCGGTGGATCTAAACAAAGATTACAAGACACAG GATCAGCAAGCGATAATTTTAGATACTACCGAATCGATCCAATGTGTATGAATATTCGTTTGTGTATGTTTTGGTTTTTATGGGGACTGTTGATAGTAGtgattattttatctattttatttcactgCTGTTTTGAATGGAAAGCATGCTACGATGCTACTATAAATATAACAGATACA TAA